In a genomic window of Spirosoma agri:
- a CDS encoding NADH-quinone oxidoreductase subunit A yields the protein MNATYLPADYLPVLIQLGLALGFIVTTMIVTHSIGPKRNSQKKDDPFECGIPAQGDARTPISIKYFLIAILFVLFDVEVIFLYPWAVNFKGLGMTGFIEMVLFMGLLLAGFYYIIRKGVLKWE from the coding sequence ATGAACGCTACTTACCTGCCGGCCGACTATCTGCCGGTGCTGATTCAGCTTGGTTTAGCTCTGGGCTTCATCGTCACAACGATGATTGTTACTCACTCAATCGGCCCCAAGCGTAATAGTCAAAAAAAGGATGATCCTTTCGAGTGTGGCATTCCTGCACAGGGCGACGCCCGCACACCAATATCAATCAAATACTTTCTGATTGCTATTTTGTTCGTACTGTTCGATGTGGAAGTGATTTTTCTGTATCCGTGGGCCGTCAATTTCAAAGGCTTGGGCATGACCGGTTTTATTGAGATGGTACTGTTCATGGGCCTGTTACTGGCCGGTTTCTACTACATCATTCGCAAAGGTGTTCTAAAGTGGGAATAG